The Solenopsis invicta isolate M01_SB chromosome 12, UNIL_Sinv_3.0, whole genome shotgun sequence genome window below encodes:
- the LOC105194622 gene encoding protein zwilch homolog isoform X2, translating to MEEKEVTSCNRMERYWSDILQPHVRASKVRLSYVEEIFPSLKNKPYIILHKNVPGMHVQHLSDHKENEGSFDEYSSRHDVSGSPLKYSFGTVNLEDTVLITRQNWRKEEELYLPLSKMDAINNVNVCMEHLNTITFPILALCDGKDHKQTRLIGFDIFQDGVIVMNAFSTGLTSLATVRNECHKVVQEHLKPFAQEQHCLNNTKVSMFNAVDLFGVKQETIDWDKTAKSDFEGCINVEMHSDSLDSRMSKNTLLAQINAGWKDSLLKELRSQLFLLIQYLSAIDECKKNIGLQNPIIFTTPHSKEKDIIDEKLNLLLNGDFSLQKSESYVKKNNHISKENAEFDAKLQERVQDVSLRHDIDFTDLLWEIISKASTYPQMVNCLETVLKEILEHKFTPQINDTNSTKFAKCISNLHHQETTSHLLVGSVPLELVVDMGFEKLTRDYLYILRGARLIDLHDFRQKLIMSSRIFDAENYRNKLITLAQIHISLECMLLVEAHLECPIESLHSLFAYAYKEFVSTQSPLQHHNELCNRIFTLTAPLPHTLANELNKMNPSVLKASVLSHSAASELTTTTYYYSKIPIFPTNIYSTSDNENVQEEMVYSINAISRMVKFRKL from the exons ATGGAAGAGAAAGAAGTCACATCTTGTAATAGAATGGAACGATATTGGAGTGATATCTTGCAACCACACGTTCGAGCCAGTAAAGTTAGATTATCGTACGTGGAGGAAATATTTCCGTCCCTCAAGAACAAGCCGTACATCATCCTTCACAAAAAT GTTCCTGGCATGCATGTGCAGCATCTCTCGGATCATAAGGAGAACGAGGGAAGTTTCGACGAATATTCATCGA GACACGATGTCAGTGGTTCACCTTTGAAGTATTCATTCGGCACTGTGAACCTCGAGGATACTGTTCTCATAACGAGACAGAATTGGCGAAAAGAGGAAGAGTTGTATTTGCCACTGAGCAAAATGGATGCAAT taaTAACGTGAATGTTTGTATGGAACACCTTAATACTATTACTTTTCCAATATTAGCTCTCTGCGATGGAAAGGATCATAAGCAGACCAGACTCATTGGCTTTGACATCTTTCAAGATGGTGTTATCGTGATGAATGCTTTTTCTACTGGTCTGACAAGTTTGGCTACAGTAAGAAATGAATGTCACAAAGTAGTACAGGAGCATCTCAAGCCATTTGCGCAAGAACAACATTGTTTAAACAAT ACCAAAGTATCAATGTTCAATGCTGTTGACTTGTTTGGAGTAAAACAAGAAACAATTGATTGGGATAAGACTGCCAAGAGTGATTTCGAAGGATGCATTAACGTCGAAATGCATTCAGACAGCTTGGATTCAAGGATGTCGAAAAATACTTTG ttAGCTCAAATCAATGCTGGATGGAAGGATAGCTTGTTAAAAGAACTGAGGAGCcagctatttttattaatccaaTATTTATCAGCAATAGAcgaatgcaaaaaaaatattggactGCAAAATCCAATAATATTCACAACGCCACATTCAAAA GAAAAGGACATTATAGATGAAAAATTGAATCTTTTGCTGAATGGAGATTTTAGTCTTCAAAAGTCTGAGAGCTATGTTAAGAAAAACAATCATATCAGTAAAGAGAATGCTGAATTTGACGCAAAGCTGCAGGAACGTGTACAAGATGTTTCCTTGAGACATGATATAGATTTTACCGATCTCTTATGGGAAATAATTTCAA AGGCTTCAACGTATCCACAAATGGTAAACTGTCTTGAAACAGTTTTGAAGGAAATTCTTGAACATAAATTTACACCACAG ATTAATGACACGAATTCAACGAAATTTGCAAAATGCATTTCCAATCTGCATCATCAAGAAACGACGTCCCATTTATTAGTGGGAAGTGTACCATTGGAACTTGTCGTAGATATGGGATTTGAGAAGCTTACCCgagattatttatatatccTGAGAGGAGCGCGATTGATTGATCTACATGATTTTCGACAGAAACTGATTATGTCTTCCAGAATCTTTGACGCAGAGAATTATAG GAATAAATTGATTACCTTAGCGCAAATTCACATCAGTTTGGAATGCATGTTACTTGTTGAGGCGCATCTAGAATGTCCAATTGAAAGTTTGCATAGTCTGTTTGCTTACGCTTACAAAGAGTTCGTTTCGACACAATCTCCTTTACAGCATCATAATGAGCTTTGCAACCGAATTTTCACCTTGACGGCACCTCTACCTCATACGTTAGCTAATGAGTTGAACAAGAT GAATCCCTCTGTATTGAAAGCTTCTGTTTTGTCTCATTCTGCCGCATCAGAGCTAACGACTACAACCTATTATTACAGCAAAATTCCTATTTTTCcaacaaatatatattctacTTCTG ataatgAAAACGTACAAGAGGAAATGGTTTATAGTATAAACGCAATATCCAGAATGGTGAAGTTTAGGAAACTATAA
- the LOC105194620 gene encoding cysteine and histidine-rich domain-containing protein produces the protein MSQEINLLHCYHRGCGKKFDPKDNKDDDCLHHPGQPVFHDAYKGWSCCNKKCTDFTEFLNIKGCTKSKHSNEKPLEPEKPPVDRCKADEVIQIVTRPLNNGTSIQRPPFDAPQLKLSPTISPTLLEQIKGLTALENVKQTEGVVQIGQTCKNSSCKGTYEGVASDKEICNYHPGTPIFHEGMKYWSCCQKKTTEFSTFLNQPGCTQGRHLWLSKNMGKKAQCRMDWHQTGSYVVVSIFAKKYLPSQSAIKLNPVHLTIDLFFVEENSSYCLDIELKEIVDVEQSSVQMLPSKVEIKLKKAEPGSWSKLDVPREAKPRNLKRETNENVTNLNSQIEAVDLSDL, from the exons ATGTCACAGGAGATAAATCTGTTGCACTGCTACCATCGCGGCTGTGGAAAGAAATTCGATCCGAAGGACAACAAGGACG ATGATTGCCTTCACCATCCGGGACAGCCGGTGTTTCACGACGCGTACAAGGGATGGTCTTGCTGCAACAAGAAATGTACGGACTTTACCGAGTTTTTGAACATCAAGGGCTGTACAAAGTCAAAGCACTCGAATGAGAAACCTTTAGAACCGGAGAAACCGCCGGTTGACAGATGCAAGGCTGACGAGGTGATACAGATCGTCACGAGACCTCTGAATAATGGAACGTCCATACAGAGACCTCCTTTCGACGCACCTCAGCTCAAGCTGTCGCCGACGATATCTCCCACTTTACTAGAACAAATTAAAGGGCTGACAGCTTTAGAAAATGTCAAGCAGACAGAAGGGGTAGTGCAGATAGGACAAACTTGTAAAAATAGTTCTTGCAAAGGGACCTATGAGGGAGTTGCCTCTGACAAGGAGATTTGCAATTATCATCCTGGTACACCTATCTTTCACGAGGGTATGAAATATTGGTCCTGCTGTCAGAAGAAGACCACAGAGTTTTCCACGTTTCTGAATCAGCCAGGCTGTACACAAGGCAGACACCTATGGCTATCCAAG AATATGGGAAAGAAGGCTCAATGTAGGATGGACTGGCATCAAACTGGATCATATGTAGTTGTTTCTATATTTGCAAAGAAATATCTGCCTAGTCAGTCTGCCATAAAGTTAAATCCTGTCCATCTGactatagatttattttttgtagaagAAAATTCAAGCTATTGTCTTGATATAGAATTAAAAGAA ATTGTTGATGTCGAGCAAAGTAGTGTTCAAATGCTGCCATCTAAAGTagaaatcaaattaaagaagGCTGAGCCTGGTTCCTGGTCAAAGTTGGATGTTCCCAGGGAAGCCAAACCAAGAAACTTGAAAAGAGAGACTAATGAAAATGTTACAAATCTCAATTCGCAAATTGAAGCTGTGGATCTCAGTGACCTTTAA
- the LOC105194622 gene encoding protein zwilch homolog isoform X1, with protein MEEKEVTSCNRMERYWSDILQPHVRASKVRLSYVEEIFPSLKNKPYIILHKNVPGMHVQHLSDHKENEGSFDEYSSRHDVSGSPLKYSFGTVNLEDTVLITRQNWRKEEELYLPLSKMDAINNVNVCMEHLNTITFPILALCDGKDHKQTRLIGFDIFQDGVIVMNAFSTGLTSLATVRNECHKVVQEHLKPFAQEQHCLNNTKVSMFNAVDLFGVKQETIDWDKTAKSDFEGCINVEMHSDSLDSRMSKNTLLAQINAGWKDSLLKELRSQLFLLIQYLSAIDECKKNIGLQNPIIFTTPHSKEKDIIDEKLNLLLNGDFSLQKSESYVKKNNHISKENAEFDAKLQERVQDVSLRHDIDFTDLLWEIISKASTYPQMVNCLETVLKEILEHKFTPQINDTNSTKFAKCISNLHHQETTSHLLVGSVPLELVVDMGFEKLTRDYLYILRGARLIDLHDFRQKLIMSSRIFDAENYRNKLITLAQIHISLECMLLVEAHLECPIESLHSLFAYAYKEFVSTQSPLQHHNELCNRIFTLTAPLPHTLANELNKMNPSVLKASVLSHSAASELTTTTYYYSKIPIFPTNIYSTSGKANNKFKNIKSIKNKKLCYIIKFNSTNFILYIFFR; from the exons ATGGAAGAGAAAGAAGTCACATCTTGTAATAGAATGGAACGATATTGGAGTGATATCTTGCAACCACACGTTCGAGCCAGTAAAGTTAGATTATCGTACGTGGAGGAAATATTTCCGTCCCTCAAGAACAAGCCGTACATCATCCTTCACAAAAAT GTTCCTGGCATGCATGTGCAGCATCTCTCGGATCATAAGGAGAACGAGGGAAGTTTCGACGAATATTCATCGA GACACGATGTCAGTGGTTCACCTTTGAAGTATTCATTCGGCACTGTGAACCTCGAGGATACTGTTCTCATAACGAGACAGAATTGGCGAAAAGAGGAAGAGTTGTATTTGCCACTGAGCAAAATGGATGCAAT taaTAACGTGAATGTTTGTATGGAACACCTTAATACTATTACTTTTCCAATATTAGCTCTCTGCGATGGAAAGGATCATAAGCAGACCAGACTCATTGGCTTTGACATCTTTCAAGATGGTGTTATCGTGATGAATGCTTTTTCTACTGGTCTGACAAGTTTGGCTACAGTAAGAAATGAATGTCACAAAGTAGTACAGGAGCATCTCAAGCCATTTGCGCAAGAACAACATTGTTTAAACAAT ACCAAAGTATCAATGTTCAATGCTGTTGACTTGTTTGGAGTAAAACAAGAAACAATTGATTGGGATAAGACTGCCAAGAGTGATTTCGAAGGATGCATTAACGTCGAAATGCATTCAGACAGCTTGGATTCAAGGATGTCGAAAAATACTTTG ttAGCTCAAATCAATGCTGGATGGAAGGATAGCTTGTTAAAAGAACTGAGGAGCcagctatttttattaatccaaTATTTATCAGCAATAGAcgaatgcaaaaaaaatattggactGCAAAATCCAATAATATTCACAACGCCACATTCAAAA GAAAAGGACATTATAGATGAAAAATTGAATCTTTTGCTGAATGGAGATTTTAGTCTTCAAAAGTCTGAGAGCTATGTTAAGAAAAACAATCATATCAGTAAAGAGAATGCTGAATTTGACGCAAAGCTGCAGGAACGTGTACAAGATGTTTCCTTGAGACATGATATAGATTTTACCGATCTCTTATGGGAAATAATTTCAA AGGCTTCAACGTATCCACAAATGGTAAACTGTCTTGAAACAGTTTTGAAGGAAATTCTTGAACATAAATTTACACCACAG ATTAATGACACGAATTCAACGAAATTTGCAAAATGCATTTCCAATCTGCATCATCAAGAAACGACGTCCCATTTATTAGTGGGAAGTGTACCATTGGAACTTGTCGTAGATATGGGATTTGAGAAGCTTACCCgagattatttatatatccTGAGAGGAGCGCGATTGATTGATCTACATGATTTTCGACAGAAACTGATTATGTCTTCCAGAATCTTTGACGCAGAGAATTATAG GAATAAATTGATTACCTTAGCGCAAATTCACATCAGTTTGGAATGCATGTTACTTGTTGAGGCGCATCTAGAATGTCCAATTGAAAGTTTGCATAGTCTGTTTGCTTACGCTTACAAAGAGTTCGTTTCGACACAATCTCCTTTACAGCATCATAATGAGCTTTGCAACCGAATTTTCACCTTGACGGCACCTCTACCTCATACGTTAGCTAATGAGTTGAACAAGAT GAATCCCTCTGTATTGAAAGCTTCTGTTTTGTCTCATTCTGCCGCATCAGAGCTAACGACTACAACCTATTATTACAGCAAAATTCCTATTTTTCcaacaaatatatattctacTTCTGGTAAAGCaaacaacaaattcaaaaatatcaaatcgataaaaaataagaaattgtgctatataataaaatttaattctactaactttattttatatatttttttcagataa
- the LOC105194621 gene encoding uncharacterized protein LOC105194621 gives MKRTKLRAENTLSRGLKNSSTQTDNFDSQIEIAKLEEQIRLLQLEVNVLRRHSELNKPNNVENHRSVSLTPNATSKINMEKKLCNCKGNCSSRICGCVKKNHSCNPSCKCDGKLCQNQKSEDKQENKENINVTNVTLRNQRKKNEDVRNRNKRLISTDTTDNYEIFEEELEIKEQDEKEENIPKQQELAERVFKPRHQLSRTPPKNLEKLLEKSGHHLSPLANLKKLEEPSCSLSGITKNLEKQFEKPIFQVTNTSQTLSRNLQEPSEKPRSQLLNVESIPSHSKSIQEMMNKSPFEFKDIKEETVEWQEHTAQLIACQKCKRTFLPDRIKKHEACCKKI, from the exons ATGAAGAGAACTAAGCTCAGAGCTGAAAATACGTTGTCCCG TGGCTTAAAAAACTCCAGCACGCAGACTGATAATTTTGATAGTCAGATAGAGATTGCTAAATTGGAGGAGCAAATAAGATTACTGCAACTCGAGGTTAATGTTCTAAGAAGACACTCAGAATTAAACAAGCCTAATAATGTTGAAAATCATAGATCCGTTTCTTTGACTCCAAATGCAACGTCAAAAattaatatggaaaaaaaacttTGTAATTGCAAAGGAAACTGTTCTTCACGCATCTGTGGCTGCGTGAAGAAGAATCACAGTTGCAATCCATCATGTAAATGCGATGGAAAACTGTGCCAAAATCAG aAATCGGAAGATAagcaagaaaataaagaaaatattaatgtaactaATGTAACTCTTAGAaatcaaaggaaaaaaaacgaagatgtaagaaatagaaataagagACTGATCAGTACAGATACGACAGACAACTACGAAATCTTTGAAGAAG AACTCGAGATTAAGGAGCAGGACgaaaaagaagagaatattCCAAAGCAACAAGAATTAGCAGAACGG gtATTTAAACCGAGACATCAATTATCACGAACACCACCAAAAAATCTTGAGAAATTACTTGAAAAATCGGGACATCATTTATCGCCACTAGCGAATCTTAAAAAACTTGAAGAACCAAGCTGTTCATTATCAGGAATAACAAAGAATCttgaaaaacaatttgaaaaaccGATATTTCAAGTAACCAATACTTCGCAAACATTATCAAGAAACCTTCAGGAACCATCTGAGAAACCAAGAAGTCAATTATTAAATGTCGAGAGTATTCCATCACATTCTAAATCGATTCAAGAAATGATGAATAAATCTCCTTTTGAATTTAAAG ATATTAAAGAAGAAACGGTTGAATGGCAAGAGCATACTGCGCAATTAATTGCTTGCCAAAAATGCAAAAGAACTTTTCTGCCTGATCGAATTAAGAAGCATGAAgcttgttgtaaaaaaatttaa
- the LOC105194623 gene encoding centaurin-gamma-1A isoform X1, producing MTTGQSGHDHSLAIRQEIQRFESVHPSIYAIYDLIELVPDAHIAKQIREHVVAIEDSFVNSHEWTLARDVPELHLGIIGSSDSGKSALVHRYLTGSFMHEESPEGGRFKKEIFINDQSYLLLIRDEGGVPEAQFSAWIDALLLVFSLENEESFSIVCSFYNRMCSFRNMSEVPKILVGVQDSINDSNPRVIKDVRPRKLACDLRCPYYETCAIYGLNVERVFQDVCQKIIQNISVKNFSCDVCQHATENDVKFAVPAITKNMQSHNKDTETTNSLKVSEKDGNEDCRSIHNSSNDSSLLNDNFHNVQNQHGELRSSILTPTTIRKFRRKSNIFTPSKKEKYMGEMGVGREIPVKQGYLFKRSSKSLKEWKKKYVTLLEDGRLTYHSSLHDYMNDTNGKEILLQYVTVKVPGKTPKGSKSYNAQEDSFEFSIISLENKTWHFEANNAEERDSWIAAIEQQILSSLQNSDGDKKNETDAFKMHCIKNKVSGNDACVDCGTPNPDWASLNLGVLVCIECSGIHRNLGSHISKVRSLDLDDWSAGHLSVMLALGNDIANSIWEYCLNGKQKPVSDSSREEKEQWIRWKYEDKLFLPPINPNISLGKLLIDSVCRGDMRAFTLCLARCNYEDINISVSTEDLRTPLHLACATGNLAMAQLLIWHKANPQNLDHEGRTCMSYVRALERTLDNSSDSMEMQKLLEVLEQASVSGMDDVDTSQY from the exons atgaCAACTGGCCAGAGTGGACACGATCATTCTCTCGCTATCAGACAGGAAATACAACGTTTTGAGAGCGTTCATCCGTCGATATATGCCATTTACGATCTGATTGAGCTCGTGCCCGACGCGCATATTGCTAAGCAAATTCGCGAGCATGTTGTGGCGATAGAGG attcCTTCGTTAACAGCCATGAATGGACATTGGCGAGGGATGTCCCTGAATTGCACTTGGGAATCATTGGTTCCTCAGATTCAGGGAAGTCTGCTCTCGTTCACAGGTATCTCACTGGTTCATTCATGCACGAGGAATCACCAGAAGGTGGTCGTTTTAAGaaagaaatctttataaatGATCAAAGTTACCTTCTCTTGATTAGAGATGAGGGTGGGGTGCCAGAGGCTCAA TTTTCAGCTTGGATAGACGCTTTATTACTTGTATTCAGCTTAGAAAATGAAGAGAGTTTCTCTATAGTTTGCAGTTTTTACAATAGAATGTGTTCTTTTCGGAATATGTCAGAAGTACCAAAAATACTTGTAGGTGTACAAG atTCAATTAATGACAGCAATCCTCGTGTCATAAAAGATGTCAGACCACGGAAACTGGCTTGTGATTTAAGATGCCCTTATTATGAGACATGTGCTATTTATGGTTTAAATGTTGAGAGAGTATTTCAAGATG TGtgtcaaaaaataatacagaacATATCGGTGAAGAATTTTTCATGCGACGTGTGCCAACATGCTACAGAGAATGACGTTAAATTTGCAGTCCCTGCTATTACTAAAAATATGCAATCTCATAACAAAGATACAGAAACTACGAATTCCTTGAAA gTTTCAGAAAAAGATGGAAATGAGGATTGCAGATCCATTCATAATAGTTCAAACGACTCGTCACTGCTGAACGATAATTTTCATAACGTACAGAATCAACATGGAGAACTGCGTTCGTCAATTTTAACACCAACAACCATCAG aaaatttagaagaaaatcGAATATATTTACACCTTCTAAAAAGGAGAAGTACATGGGCGAAATGGGTGTTGGTAGAGAAATACCAGTGAAACAAGGTTATTTGTTCAAACGAAGCAGCAAGTCGTTGAAAGAGTGGAAGAAGAAATATGTCACGTTATTAGAGGATGGTCGTTTGACGTATCATTCGAGCCTACAT GATTACATGAACGATACTAATGGCAAAGAAATACTTTTGCAATACGTTACTGTGAAGGTACCTGGTAAAACGCCAAAAGGTTCTAAGTCGTACAATGCTCAAG aagatAGTTTTGAATTTTCTATCATCTCTTTGGAGAACAAAACTTGGCATTTCGAGGCAAACAATGCCGAGGAGAGGGACAGCTGGATTGCTGCGATAGAACAGCAAATACTATCAAGCTTGCAAAATAGCGATGGCGACAAGAAAAATGAAACTGACGCTTTCAAAATGCACTGCATAAAGAACAAAGTTTCGGGGAATGATGCATGCGTTGACTGTGGTACACCGA ATCCTGATTGGGCCAGCCTTAATCTAGGCGTTTTAGTGTGCATCGAATGCTCCGGTATTCATAGAAACTTAGGTTCGCACATATCTAAGGTACGATCCTTGGATTTGGACGACTGGTC CGCAGGTCACCTAAGCGTCATGCTGGCTCTCGGCAACGATATAGCCAACAGTATTTGGGAATATTGTTTAAACGGAAAACAAAAACCTGTCTCGGATTCGTCTAGGGAAGAGAAGGAGCAGTGGATCAGATGGAAGTATGAGGATAAACTCTTTCTGCCGCCGATCAATCCGAATATCTCTTTAGGAAAATTGCTCATCGATTCGGTTTGCCG AGGCGACATGAGAGCGTTTACGTTATGTTTGGCGCGCTGTAATTACGAGGACATCAATATTTCAGTCAGCACGGAGGATCTACGAACGCCGTTACATTTGGCCTGCGCAACCGGGAATTTGGCAATGGCGCAACTTTTAATATGG CATAAAGCGAATCCGCAGAATCTGGATCATGAAGGACGGACGTGCATGTCGTACGTACGAGCGCTGGAAAGAACGCTTGACAATTCGTCGGACTCAATGGAAATGCAAAAGCTACTCGAAGTACTGGAACAAGCCAGCGTCTCCGGGATGGATGACGTCGACACATCTCAGTATTAA
- the LOC105194623 gene encoding centaurin-gamma-1A isoform X2, translated as MTTGQSGHDHSLAIRQEIQRFESVHPSIYAIYDLIELVPDAHIAKQIREHVVAIEDSFVNSHEWTLARDVPELHLGIIGSSDSGKSALVHRYLTGSFMHEESPEGGRFKKEIFINDQSYLLLIRDEGGVPEAQFSAWIDALLLVFSLENEESFSIVCSFYNRMCSFRNMSEVPKILVGVQDSINDSNPRVIKDVRPRKLACDLRCPYYETCAIYGLNVERVFQDVCQKIIQNISVKNFSCDVCQHATENDVKFAVPAITKNMQSHNKDTETTNSLKVSEKDGNEDCRSIHNSSNDSSLLNDNFHNVQNQHGELRSSILTPTTIRKFRRKSNIFTPSKKEKYMGEMGVGREIPVKQGYLFKRSSKSLKEWKKKYVTLLEDGRLTYHSSLHDYMNDTNGKEILLQYVTVKVPGKTPKGSKSYNAQDSFEFSIISLENKTWHFEANNAEERDSWIAAIEQQILSSLQNSDGDKKNETDAFKMHCIKNKVSGNDACVDCGTPNPDWASLNLGVLVCIECSGIHRNLGSHISKVRSLDLDDWSAGHLSVMLALGNDIANSIWEYCLNGKQKPVSDSSREEKEQWIRWKYEDKLFLPPINPNISLGKLLIDSVCRGDMRAFTLCLARCNYEDINISVSTEDLRTPLHLACATGNLAMAQLLIWHKANPQNLDHEGRTCMSYVRALERTLDNSSDSMEMQKLLEVLEQASVSGMDDVDTSQY; from the exons atgaCAACTGGCCAGAGTGGACACGATCATTCTCTCGCTATCAGACAGGAAATACAACGTTTTGAGAGCGTTCATCCGTCGATATATGCCATTTACGATCTGATTGAGCTCGTGCCCGACGCGCATATTGCTAAGCAAATTCGCGAGCATGTTGTGGCGATAGAGG attcCTTCGTTAACAGCCATGAATGGACATTGGCGAGGGATGTCCCTGAATTGCACTTGGGAATCATTGGTTCCTCAGATTCAGGGAAGTCTGCTCTCGTTCACAGGTATCTCACTGGTTCATTCATGCACGAGGAATCACCAGAAGGTGGTCGTTTTAAGaaagaaatctttataaatGATCAAAGTTACCTTCTCTTGATTAGAGATGAGGGTGGGGTGCCAGAGGCTCAA TTTTCAGCTTGGATAGACGCTTTATTACTTGTATTCAGCTTAGAAAATGAAGAGAGTTTCTCTATAGTTTGCAGTTTTTACAATAGAATGTGTTCTTTTCGGAATATGTCAGAAGTACCAAAAATACTTGTAGGTGTACAAG atTCAATTAATGACAGCAATCCTCGTGTCATAAAAGATGTCAGACCACGGAAACTGGCTTGTGATTTAAGATGCCCTTATTATGAGACATGTGCTATTTATGGTTTAAATGTTGAGAGAGTATTTCAAGATG TGtgtcaaaaaataatacagaacATATCGGTGAAGAATTTTTCATGCGACGTGTGCCAACATGCTACAGAGAATGACGTTAAATTTGCAGTCCCTGCTATTACTAAAAATATGCAATCTCATAACAAAGATACAGAAACTACGAATTCCTTGAAA gTTTCAGAAAAAGATGGAAATGAGGATTGCAGATCCATTCATAATAGTTCAAACGACTCGTCACTGCTGAACGATAATTTTCATAACGTACAGAATCAACATGGAGAACTGCGTTCGTCAATTTTAACACCAACAACCATCAG aaaatttagaagaaaatcGAATATATTTACACCTTCTAAAAAGGAGAAGTACATGGGCGAAATGGGTGTTGGTAGAGAAATACCAGTGAAACAAGGTTATTTGTTCAAACGAAGCAGCAAGTCGTTGAAAGAGTGGAAGAAGAAATATGTCACGTTATTAGAGGATGGTCGTTTGACGTATCATTCGAGCCTACAT GATTACATGAACGATACTAATGGCAAAGAAATACTTTTGCAATACGTTACTGTGAAGGTACCTGGTAAAACGCCAAAAGGTTCTAAGTCGTACAATGCTCAAG atAGTTTTGAATTTTCTATCATCTCTTTGGAGAACAAAACTTGGCATTTCGAGGCAAACAATGCCGAGGAGAGGGACAGCTGGATTGCTGCGATAGAACAGCAAATACTATCAAGCTTGCAAAATAGCGATGGCGACAAGAAAAATGAAACTGACGCTTTCAAAATGCACTGCATAAAGAACAAAGTTTCGGGGAATGATGCATGCGTTGACTGTGGTACACCGA ATCCTGATTGGGCCAGCCTTAATCTAGGCGTTTTAGTGTGCATCGAATGCTCCGGTATTCATAGAAACTTAGGTTCGCACATATCTAAGGTACGATCCTTGGATTTGGACGACTGGTC CGCAGGTCACCTAAGCGTCATGCTGGCTCTCGGCAACGATATAGCCAACAGTATTTGGGAATATTGTTTAAACGGAAAACAAAAACCTGTCTCGGATTCGTCTAGGGAAGAGAAGGAGCAGTGGATCAGATGGAAGTATGAGGATAAACTCTTTCTGCCGCCGATCAATCCGAATATCTCTTTAGGAAAATTGCTCATCGATTCGGTTTGCCG AGGCGACATGAGAGCGTTTACGTTATGTTTGGCGCGCTGTAATTACGAGGACATCAATATTTCAGTCAGCACGGAGGATCTACGAACGCCGTTACATTTGGCCTGCGCAACCGGGAATTTGGCAATGGCGCAACTTTTAATATGG CATAAAGCGAATCCGCAGAATCTGGATCATGAAGGACGGACGTGCATGTCGTACGTACGAGCGCTGGAAAGAACGCTTGACAATTCGTCGGACTCAATGGAAATGCAAAAGCTACTCGAAGTACTGGAACAAGCCAGCGTCTCCGGGATGGATGACGTCGACACATCTCAGTATTAA
- the LOC105194619 gene encoding esterase OVCA2, translated as MTKIRMMLTTKSKLRILALHGYMQSDVVFSAKLGSLRKGFKKEIDFTFVRAPHKVPPQIGTGRREDTDENGYGWWFNTEDHVFKATIPSNLCVGFDDSLALIEKVFLEQGPFDGILGFSQGAAFVYILCAMKQKKMLQIEFDFAIMISGFKSLCAPHAKYYDEKIDIPSLHIYGENDQVIPTIMAEQISCLFSNKKEIRHEGGHYVPSKKDIYRDFVLEMLSKYKNLSS; from the exons ATGACTAAAATTCGCATGATGCTGACTACCAAGTCGAAGTTGAGg ATACTAGCGCTTCATGGATATATGCAGTCAGACGTGGTCTTCAGCGCTAAATTAGGTTCATTGagaaaaggatttaaaaagGAAATAGATTTTACATTTGTACGAGCACCGCATAAGGTCCCGCCCCAAATTGGGACCGGTCGACGAGAGGATACAGATGAAAATG gATATGGATGGTGGTTTAATACAGAGGATCATGTGTTTAAAGCCACAATACCTAGCAATTTATGTGTAGGATTCGATGACAGTTTAGCTCTGATTGAAAAGGTATTCTTAGAGCAAGGTCCTTTCGATGGCATACTGGGTTTTTCACAAGGAGCTGCTTTTGTCTATATACTATGTGCTATGAAGCAAAAGAAAA TGCTGCAAATTGAATTTGATTTTGCTATTATGATATCTGGGTTTAAATCACTGTGTGCACCTCATGCAAAGTATTACgatgaaaaaattgatataccTTCTTTGCACATTTATGGAGAAAATGATCAAGTTATTCCAACAA TAATGGCAGAGCAGATCAGTTGTCTCTTCTCAAATAAGAAAGAGATAAGGCACGAAGGTGGTCATTATGTGCCcagtaaaaaagatatttataggGATTTTGTATTGGAAATGCTTAGCAAATATAAGAACTTAAGTAGTTAA